A single window of Acetohalobium arabaticum DSM 5501 DNA harbors:
- the rpsT gene encoding 30S ribosomal protein S20 encodes MPTSKSATKRVRVAKKKEERNRKVKDQLKEAIKNVEEALEAEEVETAKEELREAKQTIDKAVTKGILHENTAARRKSKLERRVNKLIN; translated from the coding sequence ATGCCAACTAGTAAATCAGCTACTAAACGAGTAAGAGTCGCCAAAAAGAAAGAAGAGAGAAATCGAAAAGTTAAAGATCAACTAAAAGAAGCAATTAAAAATGTTGAAGAAGCTTTAGAAGCCGAAGAGGTAGAAACTGCTAAAGAAGAATTAAGAGAAGCTAAACAGACAATAGATAAAGCAGTTACTAAAGGTATCTTACATGAAAATACTGCTGCTCGCAGAAAGTCCAAGCTAGAACGCAGAGTTAATAAATTAATCAATTAA
- the gpr gene encoding GPR endopeptidase, which yields MSKDNINPYTDLAIESRDLAVERTGGEVKGVKVDEQTIDHAKITRIEVMNKQAAEALGKKPGHYITIHSDKLRENNRQIHEYLSGVMAAELNQLVDYNSLAKTFDQEPTILVIGLGNWNATPDALGPRVIHNLLVTRHLYDSSPEDVRDGMRPVCALAPGVLGLTGIETAEILKGVIDRVDPDLVVAVDSLVAKEAKHLNATIQISNTGIYPGSGLGKQRLGITKEDMEVPVIALGIPTVVNSVTIVNDTIDELMENRGLSNTNLQQELGQVNNQQKQQLIKRILQPYLGDLVVTPKGIDELIRDVGRIVAGGLNVAFHPDIKKEDVSLYLQ from the coding sequence GTGTCAAAAGATAATATTAATCCTTATACTGATTTAGCAATTGAATCTCGGGATTTAGCTGTTGAACGGACTGGCGGTGAAGTCAAAGGCGTTAAGGTAGATGAACAGACAATAGATCATGCCAAGATAACTAGAATCGAAGTAATGAATAAGCAGGCAGCTGAAGCTCTTGGTAAAAAGCCTGGGCATTATATTACAATCCACTCTGATAAATTAAGAGAGAATAATCGCCAGATTCATGAATATTTAAGCGGAGTAATGGCAGCAGAATTAAATCAATTAGTAGATTATAATTCTTTAGCTAAAACTTTTGATCAAGAACCGACAATTTTAGTAATCGGTTTAGGTAATTGGAATGCTACTCCTGATGCCTTAGGCCCGCGGGTAATTCACAATTTATTAGTAACTAGACATCTGTATGATTCTTCACCAGAAGATGTGCGGGACGGTATGAGGCCTGTCTGTGCTCTGGCTCCAGGAGTATTGGGTTTAACAGGAATTGAAACAGCAGAGATTCTAAAAGGAGTTATCGATAGAGTTGATCCTGATTTAGTAGTTGCAGTCGATTCTTTAGTTGCTAAAGAAGCTAAACATCTTAATGCTACTATTCAAATCAGTAATACCGGTATTTATCCCGGATCTGGATTAGGAAAACAGCGGTTAGGGATTACTAAAGAAGACATGGAAGTTCCAGTGATTGCTTTAGGTATTCCAACTGTTGTTAATTCCGTAACTATAGTTAATGATACAATTGATGAATTAATGGAAAATAGAGGTTTAAGTAATACTAATTTACAGCAAGAACTAGGACAGGTTAATAATCAACAGAAACAGCAGTTGATCAAAAGAATACTACAGCCCTATTTGGGTGATTTAGTTGTAACTCCAAAGGGAATAGATGAATTAATTCGGGATGTAGGAAGGATAGTTGCTGGCGGTTTAAATGTTGCTTTTCATCCGGATATTAAAAAAGAAGATGTTTCACTCTATCTGCAGTAA
- a CDS encoding phage holin family protein encodes MQGWLGAIIRFIVSAFVLLAVSYFLPGFEIVGFANALIAAVVIALIGYIIESILGDDVSPQSRGLVGFLTSASVIYLTQFVVGNMTVTIIGALLAALVIGIVDAVVPTELR; translated from the coding sequence ATGCAAGGCTGGTTAGGAGCAATTATTAGATTTATAGTTTCAGCTTTTGTACTTTTAGCAGTAAGTTATTTTCTGCCGGGATTTGAGATTGTAGGCTTTGCTAATGCTTTGATTGCAGCAGTAGTAATCGCGCTTATAGGATATATCATTGAAAGCATTCTGGGTGATGATGTTTCACCCCAGAGTCGAGGTCTTGTCGGTTTTCTGACTTCGGCATCTGTAATTTATTTAACTCAGTTTGTAGTTGGTAATATGACAGTAACTATAATAGGAGCTTTACTGGCAGCATTAGTAATTGGAATTGTTGATGCTGTTGTTCCAACAGAATTAAGATAA